The following proteins are co-located in the Callithrix jacchus isolate 240 chromosome 10, calJac240_pri, whole genome shotgun sequence genome:
- the LOC103796238 gene encoding serum amyloid A-1 protein has translation MKLLTGLVFCSLVLGVHSWFSFIGEAFGGARDMWRAYSDMREANYIGADKYFHARGNYDAAQRGPGGAWVAKVISDAREDIQQFLGHGAEDSLADQAANEWGRSGKDPNHFRPDGLPEKY, from the exons ATGAAGCTTCTCACGGGCCTGGTTTTCTGCTCTTTGGTTCTGGGTGTCCACAGCTGGTTTTCCTTCATTGGCGAGGCTTTTGGTG ggGCTCGGGACATGTGGAGAGCCTACTCTGACATGAGAGAAGCCAATTACATCGGCGCAGACAAATACTTCCACGCTCGGGGGAACTATGACGCTGCCCAAAGGGGACCCGGGGGTGCCTGGGTTGCAAAAGTGATCAG CGATGCCAGAGAAGATATTCAGCAATTCTTGGGCCATGGTGCAGAGGACTCACTGGCTGACCAGGCTGCCAACGAATGGGGCCGGAGTGGCAAAGACCCCAATCACTTCCGACCTGACGGCCTGCCTGAGAAATACTGA
- the SAA1 gene encoding serum amyloid A-1 protein isoform X1, with translation MKLLTGLVFCSLVLGVHSWFSFIGEAFGGARDMWRAYSDMREANYIGADKYFHARGNYDAAQRGPGGAWAAKVISNAREDIQQFLGHGAEDSLADQAANEWGRSGKDPNHFRPDGLPEKY, from the exons ATGAAGCTTCTCACGGGCCTGGTTTTCTGCTCTTTGGTTCTGGGTGTCCACAGCTGGTTTTCCTTCATTGGCGAGGCTTTTGGTG GGGCTCGGGACATGTGGAGAGCCTACTCTGACATGAGAGAAGCCAATTACATCGGCGCAGACAAATACTTCCACGCTCGGGGGAACTATGACGCTGCCCAAAGGGGACCCGGGGGTGCCTGGGCTGCAAAAGTGATCAG CAATGCCAGAGAAGATATTCAGCAATTCTTGGGCCATGGTGCGGAGGACTCGCTGGCTGACCAGGCTGCCAATGAATGGGGCCGGAGTGGCAAAGATCCCAATCACTTCCGACCTGACGGCCTGCCTGAGAAATACTGA
- the SAA1 gene encoding serum amyloid A-1 protein isoform X2 encodes MWRAYSDMREANYIGADKYFHARGNYDAAQRGPGGAWAAKVISNAREDIQQFLGHGAEDSLADQAANEWGRSGKDPNHFRPDGLPEKY; translated from the exons ATGTGGAGAGCCTACTCTGACATGAGAGAAGCCAATTACATCGGCGCAGACAAATACTTCCACGCTCGGGGGAACTATGACGCTGCCCAAAGGGGACCCGGGGGTGCCTGGGCTGCAAAAGTGATCAG CAATGCCAGAGAAGATATTCAGCAATTCTTGGGCCATGGTGCGGAGGACTCGCTGGCTGACCAGGCTGCCAATGAATGGGGCCGGAGTGGCAAAGATCCCAATCACTTCCGACCTGACGGCCTGCCTGAGAAATACTGA